TGATGTTGCGCCGGCCGTGCAGGACCCAGTGTCGATCACATTTGACGATGAGGACGAAAATGAACCGGATGAACTTGAGAATTTGAATTTGCCAACGGAAGCCGGTCTGCATGGCATTCGCGTGGTCTACCGCACACCGGGTCAAGGATCCTCCGCAGCAGGAAATGGATCCACGGAAAGGACCATACGATCCCAATCGGACAAGCAGCACCGGGCCTTTGGATGGCCTTCAATAAAAATTGCCGAGTGCAGCAACAGAAGTCACGCTTACAAAAAAAGAAAAAGCCCTTCCACAAAGAGCAGAAGGGCTTTCAATTAATACTTTCTAGTGCTTACATCCCTTTCAAGGCGGCAAGTTCGGTGCCTTCGCCGATCAGCTTAAGCAGGCCATCCTCCATTTTGTAACTGTCCACTTTTCCAAGCATGGATTTTATAGCATCCTCGGTCGGCTGAACGTCAGCGCAATACTTTTTAGTGGATCCAATGCTCTTAAAGCTGAGCGCATCACCCGCCAAGGCAACTCCGGTTCCCATCAGGCTATTACAGCCACCGAATCCTTCGAAGTTCTCTCCGGCCAATTTCAACCAGGGTTGCTCGGTTCCTTCCGGAAGATCCAGCGCATTTCCACCTAAGGACTGCAGTACCCACTTGGTATCCGCGATCGATGACATTGCATCCATGCTCTTGGTACCGCCATCGGTATCATTCTTACACTTATTCGCACTCATCAGAATGAACAGTGAAAGCGCTATCGTTAGGTTCTTCATCATCTCGGTTCAAGTTTGTGTTCCTTATGGAAAAACCGTGCCGATCAATTGTTCAGCATTACAGGCATCACCAACATGAGAACATCTTCTCCATGTTCGCTGGCCTCTCCTGGCAATAGGATGCCCGCGCGGTTCGGAGCGCTCATCTCAAGGATCACGTGTTCCGTATCCATGTTCTGTAACATCTCGATCAGAAAGCGGGAGTTGAACCCAATGGTCATTTCCTCGCCATCATAATCACAGGTCATGTTCTCCTTGGCCTCATTGGCGAAATCCAGATCTTCTGAGCTAATGGTCAATTGACTTCCGTTGATATGCAAACGGACCTGATGGGTGGTCTTGTTCGCGAAGATCGAAACGCGTCGGATCGAACCTAGGAATGAAGCACGATCGATCGTGAGCTTGTTCGGATTCGTTTTAGGGATCACAGCCTCATAATTCGGGTATTTGCCATCGATCAAACGGCAAACAAGCAAGGTGTTATCAAATTTGAACGAGACATTGTTCTCATTGAATTGCATGGTCACGTCGGCATTCGTATTCGCCAGCGTGTTCTTCAATAAGTTCAGTGGTTTTTTTGGAACGATGAACGAAGCAGCCTTTGGCGCACTGATGTCCGTGCGCTTATAACGCACCAGTTTGTGAGCGTCAGTGGCCACGAAACGGATATCCTCTTCCGTCATTTCGAAATAGATCCCGCTCATCACAGGGCGCAGATC
This genomic window from Flavobacteriales bacterium contains:
- a CDS encoding META domain-containing protein, which codes for MMKNLTIALSLFILMSANKCKNDTDGGTKSMDAMSSIADTKWVLQSLGGNALDLPEGTEQPWLKLAGENFEGFGGCNSLMGTGVALAGDALSFKSIGSTKKYCADVQPTEDAIKSMLGKVDSYKMEDGLLKLIGEGTELAALKGM
- the dnaN gene encoding DNA polymerase III subunit beta, which produces MKFIVSSTALLKQLQSLQGVLASSNTLPILDNFLFEIDGKQLTVTASDLETTITASMPVEAKDKGSVAIPARIILDTLKAFPEQPLTFTIDAKHHGVEINSDQGKYKMTGFSGAEFPKSPVLENATDLIIPAGTLATAINKAIFATGNDDLRPVMSGIYFEMTEEDIRFVATDAHKLVRYKRTDISAPKAASFIVPKKPLNLLKNTLANTNADVTMQFNENNVSFKFDNTLLVCRLIDGKYPNYEAVIPKTNPNKLTIDRASFLGSIRRVSIFANKTTHQVRLHINGSQLTISSEDLDFANEAKENMTCDYDGEEMTIGFNSRFLIEMLQNMDTEHVILEMSAPNRAGILLPGEASEHGEDVLMLVMPVMLNN